The following coding sequences are from one Triticum dicoccoides isolate Atlit2015 ecotype Zavitan chromosome 4A, WEW_v2.0, whole genome shotgun sequence window:
- the LOC119284168 gene encoding uncharacterized protein LOC119284168, whose product MGTCTRMRTRSVILTSASLVRSADDGDEIDKNLRVGVPNLLPVWSFKLVHDVMLTGLTVQLQIEVFLPPNQRAYGRLELYHLNYNIAIISVEKSFLAARPENIFYTVEKPSKNVVAIGREAAEGLLLATFGEVTDMPNMYPSELDCGDLKLSTCKIKKVGIGGPLINSDDGSLVGLNFYDDTDETPFLPRSKIVDVLKGIDLPSQSGLNSPVNMMNDSTVKKNRWLVPEAYWYHPLLDKDWDPIPRHVGRVLQ is encoded by the exons ATGGGCACATGTACACGTATGCGCACGCGCTCAGTCATTCTGACCTCGGCCAGTTTGGTTAGATCTGCTGATGATGGAGATGAGATTGACAAGAACTTGAGGGTTGGTGTTCCTAATCTTCTCCCTGTTTGGTCTTTTAAGCTAGTGCATGATGTGATGTTAACAGGGCTCACTGTACAATTGCAGATTGAGGTATTTCTTCCACCAAATCAACGCGCCTACGGGAGACTAGAATTGTATCATTTGAATTATAACATTGCTATCATCAGCGTTGAGAAGAGTTTCCTTGCTGCTCGCCCAGAAAATATTTTCTACACGGTAGAAAAGCCATCTAAAAATGTAGTAGCCATAGGGCGTGAAGCTGCAGAGGGTTTATTATTGGCGACATTCGGTGAAGTGACTGACATGCCTAACATGTATCCTAGTGAACTTGATTGTGGAGACCTTAAGCTGTCCACTTGTAAAATCAAGAAG GTTGGGATTGGAGGCCCACTGATTAACTCTGATGACGGGAGTTTGGTTGGCTTGAACTTTTATGATGATACGGACGAAACTCCTTTTCTGCCAAGGAGTAAAATTGTTGATGTCTTAAAAGGGATTGATCTTCCATCACAAAG TGGATTAAACAGTCCCGTGAACATGATGAATGACTCAACAGTTAAGAAAAacag GTGGCTCGTGCCCGAGGCATACTGGTATCATCCTCTATTGGATAAGGATTGGGATCCAATCCCTCGACATGTTGGAAGGGTTCTCCAGTAG
- the LOC119289808 gene encoding uncharacterized protein LOC119289808: protein MAAEVLVGSERRVLISALPAPPPPDSLLGRLDQIDLRLRQLEEERRPSSAAEGDGARPAPRHQHSKSMPSALQPQEARDVRGTLMDRLNLLESRIRQLSCELDLDGSGSGKAAAASCLPTPVPRPPEDCAWSEPPLPDPAMRARAAGGGAGASWSAAQILQRGARQLNRNKTSHPAKVKKLKEAKCACEEEKRKAERAGRASAGRRWFTVGC, encoded by the exons ATGGCCGCCGAGGTGCTGGTCGGATCCGAGCGCCGCGTGCTCATCAGcgccctccccgcgccgccgccgcccgacagcctgcTCGGCCGCCTCGACCAGATCGACCTACGG CTGAGGCAGCTAGAGGAGGAGCGGCGGCCGTCCTCGGCCGCCGAGGGCGACGGCGCGCGCCCGGCGCCGCGGCACCAGCACAGCAAGTCCATGCCGTCGGCGCTCCAGCCGCAGGAGGCGCGCGACGTGAGGGGCACGCTCATGGACCGCCTCAACCTGCTCGAGTCGCGCATCAGGCAGCTCAGCTGCGAGCTCGACCTCGACGGCTCCGGGAGCGGCAAGGCTGCCGCCGCGTCGTGCCTCCCGACGCCCGTGCCGCGCCCGCCCGAGGACTGCGCGTGGTCCGAGCCGCCGCTGCCCGACCCCGCCATGCGCGCGCGCGCGGCGGGAGGCGGCGCCGGGGCGAGCTGGAGCGCCGCGCAGATCCTGCAGAGGGGCGCCCGCCAGCTCAACCGCAACAAGACCAGCCACCCAGCCAAG GTGAAGAAGCTGAAGGAGGCCAAGTGCGCGtgcgaggaggagaagaggaaggcgGAGCGCGCCGGCCGGGCGTCGGCTGGCCGGAGGTGGTTCACCGTCGGGTGCTAG